In the genome of Desulfovibrio sp. JC010, one region contains:
- a CDS encoding twin-arginine translocase TatA/TatE family subunit codes for MFGLGITEILLILGIIILIFGAKKLPEVGSGLGRAIQNFKKASSESEEIDVTPSKDKDKEA; via the coding sequence ATGTTCGGTTTAGGAATCACAGAAATTCTTTTAATTTTGGGTATTATCATCCTGATTTTCGGAGCTAAAAAGCTTCCCGAAGTGGGCAGCGGACTGGGCCGTGCAATTCAGAATTTTAAAAAGGCAAGCAGCGAATCTGAAGAAATTGACGTAACTCCGTCAAAAGACAAAGATAAAGAAGCTTAA